The DNA region CTTATGGTCATGTCCGATAATAAGTCTGCAAATATGCGGAGCCATCAGGCCGACAAAACCAATCGGCCCACAATAAGCCACGACGACCGCAACCATAATTGACGTCGCGAAAAAAATCAGCTTCCGCGATTTTTGAACATTCACTCCGCGGGCGATTGCGATTTCATCGCTGATACTCATAAGATTCAGATTTAAATTCTGCGTCAAAATAATTATCACACCCATGAGTGTAAACAGCAGAAAAATCATCGGCGTTTGACCGCCTGCGACATCGATACTTCCCATCAGCCAGCGGACAACACGAAACGACTGCGTAAAGTCGCTGATGTACTGCAGAAACAAAATCAGACTTGAAAAGAAAAAGTTTACCGCCACGCCGGCCAAAAGCATTGTGCCGACAGAAAACCCTTTCCTGACTTTCGTAAATCCATACACAAGAAAAACAGCCGCCAGCGAGCCAATAAATGAAAACAATATTCCGCCGTAAGGCAGTTTCAGCGATGCCGCAAACAGCACGTATATCGCCGCACCAAACGCAGCACCTGACGATATACCCAGCGTAAAAGGCGTCGCAAGCGGGTTTCTGAACATCGCCTGAAGTGCCACGCCACAGCAGGCCAGTGCTGCCCCTGCCAAAAACGCGGTTAAAACTCGCGGCAGACGCAGCGAATAAAAAATCTGCGACTCGGTCGTAGTCTGCTTCAAATCGCTCAACGCTGAAAACGGAATACGCACAGAGCCGATAAATGGCGATACAGCCAAAACAGCCAGTGCGAAAACACAAATCAGAAAAAATGTAAATTTTTTATTCATTCAAAACTTTATCAGGAACAATTAATTTTTGACCTGTTGACGGATGCAGGACAAAACTGAATTTTTTGGAATATATATCTTCGAGAATTTTCTCGTTCATAATCTCGGCCGGTTTCCCCTGAAAGACAATCCGACCGTCGCGCAAAGCTATTATCGTATCCGCACAAAGCACAGCAGAATTTAAATCGTGCGTTACACAAACAAGCGTTGTGCCGAAAGTCTTATTAATTTTCATCAGCAGACTGTGAATATCGAACTGATGTTTATAGTCGAGATATGTCGCCGGCTCATCGAGCAGGAAAATTTCAGCCTGCTGCGCCAAAGCGGCCGCGATACTGACCTGCTGACGTTCTCCGCCGCTCAATGTCGCCATCACCCTGTCGGCAAAAGCGGTTGTTTGAGTCATTTCCATCGCGTCTTTTACAATTTTTTCATCCTGCGGACCAATAACCGAAAACGGGCTTAAATGCGGGTAACGTGCCATTAAAATGAATTGCCGAACGGTAAACTGAATATCAGCCGGCAGGGACTGCGGAACATAAGTCAACACCGCG from Planctomycetaceae bacterium includes:
- a CDS encoding iron ABC transporter permease, coding for MNKKFTFFLICVFALAVLAVSPFIGSVRIPFSALSDLKQTTTESQIFYSLRLPRVLTAFLAGAALACCGVALQAMFRNPLATPFTLGISSGAAFGAAIYVLFAASLKLPYGGILFSFIGSLAAVFLVYGFTKVRKGFSVGTMLLAGVAVNFFFSSLILFLQYISDFTQSFRVVRWLMGSIDVAGGQTPMIFLLFTLMGVIIILTQNLNLNLMSISDEIAIARGVNVQKSRKLIFFATSIMVAVVVAYCGPIGFVGLMAPHICRLIIGHDHKYLIAASLVFGGAFLTLCDTFARTLISPAEIPVGVITSLLGGPFFVWLLVRSPANRNL
- a CDS encoding ABC transporter ATP-binding protein; this encodes MNQTVIDTTDLSFEVAGKRILDKISFSAFAGQRLFIVGPNGAGKTTLLRCLCRIIDDYTGTIKIKSRDIKEYPQKKLAAVLTYVPQSLPADIQFTVRQFILMARYPHLSPFSVIGPQDEKIVKDAMEMTQTTAFADRVMATLSGGERQQVSIAAALAQQAEIFLLDEPATYLDYKHQFDIHSLLMKINKTFGTTLVCVTHDLNSAVLCADTIIALRDGRIVFQGKPAEIMNEKILEDIYSKKFSFVLHPSTGQKLIVPDKVLNE